In Opitutus sp., one genomic interval encodes:
- a CDS encoding transposase: MAALVSPCRGTLTNLICLCGRAQQDWTADYRLYSRDRVKPAGLFRTVLHELEVNLPALTPLVAAIDDTLVRKTGVKIDGVGWKRDPLGPAFQTNLVRGQRYVQLSAAWPGSDGHARMIPVDFTHAPTPPKPGKKATTDEVQQYTEKKKQQRLNVVALARIQQLRQALPDTRKLVVAGDGSYTNAVVLKGLPAKTVYIGRIRRDAVLNALPGPPAATGRPPVYGAPVQTPEELRTDDTVAWQSVEAYAAGKKHTFKIKTLGPVLWRKAGATLPLQVMVIAPVGYRLRAGSKLLYRQPAFLVCTDPDMPVGDQLQYYLWRWGIEGNFRDEKTLIGTGQAQLRTAASNRNQPAATVAAYALLLIAALLFGDPAGQTPDPPPHLRPPKWRTHSSGASPATSSTGDLLRTLRSECWADQIAPESFSDFTSTDPPSTNSSKAPPFLAEALFRAA, from the coding sequence ATGGCGGCACTGGTTTCACCGTGCCGGGGGACTCTTACCAACCTGATTTGTCTGTGCGGGCGTGCCCAGCAGGACTGGACGGCCGACTACCGGTTGTATTCGCGTGACCGGGTGAAGCCGGCGGGGCTTTTCCGCACGGTCCTCCATGAGCTTGAGGTAAACCTGCCGGCGCTTACCCCGTTGGTGGCCGCCATCGATGACACCCTGGTACGCAAAACCGGGGTCAAGATCGACGGCGTCGGCTGGAAACGCGATCCGCTCGGCCCCGCGTTCCAAACCAACCTGGTGCGCGGCCAGCGCTATGTGCAACTCTCTGCGGCCTGGCCTGGTTCCGACGGACACGCCCGGATGATTCCGGTGGATTTCACCCACGCGCCGACGCCGCCAAAGCCGGGTAAAAAAGCCACTACCGACGAGGTTCAGCAGTACACGGAGAAGAAAAAACAGCAGCGGCTTAATGTCGTCGCGCTCGCCCGCATCCAGCAGCTTCGCCAGGCGCTGCCAGACACGCGCAAACTGGTGGTCGCCGGCGATGGCAGTTACACCAATGCGGTCGTACTCAAGGGCCTGCCCGCCAAGACCGTTTATATCGGCCGGATCCGCCGGGACGCCGTGCTCAACGCCCTGCCTGGACCACCCGCGGCCACCGGTCGCCCGCCGGTCTATGGCGCGCCGGTCCAGACCCCGGAAGAGCTGCGCACCGACGACACCGTGGCCTGGCAAAGCGTCGAGGCTTATGCGGCCGGAAAAAAGCACACCTTTAAAATCAAGACCCTCGGGCCGGTGCTGTGGCGTAAAGCCGGGGCGACGCTCCCGTTGCAAGTCATGGTGATCGCCCCGGTGGGCTACCGATTGCGCGCAGGCTCGAAGCTGCTCTATCGCCAGCCTGCCTTCTTGGTTTGCACCGACCCGGATATGCCCGTGGGTGACCAACTCCAGTATTACCTCTGGCGTTGGGGCATCGAGGGAAACTTCCGGGATGAGAAAACCCTGATCGGCACCGGCCAGGCACAACTGCGCACCGCCGCCTCCAACCGCAACCAACCCGCCGCCACCGTCGCCGCCTATGCGCTGTTGTTAATCGCCGCCCTGCTCTTCGGCGATCCTGCGGGGCAAACCCCTGATCCGCCGCCGCATCTTCGCCCGCCCAAATGGCGCACGCACTCTTCGGGCGCCTCGCCTGCGACCAGTTCCACGGGGGACCTCTTGCGCACCCTGCGCAGCGAATGCTGGGCCGACCAGATCGCCCCAGAGAGTTTCTCCGACTTCACGTCGACCGACCCTCCCTCCACGAACTCATCAAAAGCGCCACCCTTCTTGGCTGAAGCACTCTTCCGCGCTGCGTAA
- a CDS encoding dienelactone hydrolase family protein, giving the protein MTIREPEVVELSTSQGPMRTLVFRPTGEGQHPGIVLYSEIFQITAPIHRTAAFLAGHGFVVAVPEVYHEFLPSGTVLAYDQPGADKGNELKYAKELASYDDDARAAVKFLKKHPAGNGRVGALGICLGGHLAFRAAMRAEVDATACFYATDIHNGTLGLGKADDTLSRICEIQGELLMIWGRQDPHIPGEGRAKIYAALTAAKTNFTWHEFNGAHAFLRDEGLRYDAQLAHLTLGMTVALFQRKLG; this is encoded by the coding sequence ATGACCATTCGCGAACCTGAAGTCGTTGAACTTTCCACATCTCAAGGCCCCATGCGCACGCTGGTTTTCCGCCCCACCGGCGAAGGCCAACACCCCGGCATCGTGCTTTACTCGGAGATTTTCCAAATCACCGCCCCCATCCACCGCACCGCAGCCTTTCTCGCCGGCCACGGCTTCGTCGTCGCCGTGCCCGAGGTTTACCATGAGTTCCTGCCTTCGGGCACGGTGCTCGCCTACGACCAACCCGGCGCCGACAAGGGTAACGAGCTTAAATACGCCAAGGAGTTGGCCAGCTACGACGACGACGCCCGCGCGGCCGTTAAATTCCTCAAAAAACACCCCGCAGGCAACGGGCGCGTCGGTGCGCTGGGCATCTGCCTAGGTGGCCACCTTGCATTCCGCGCGGCGATGCGTGCCGAGGTGGATGCGACCGCGTGTTTTTACGCCACCGATATCCACAACGGCACATTGGGGTTGGGAAAGGCCGACGACACGCTTTCGCGCATTTGCGAAATTCAGGGCGAGTTACTGATGATCTGGGGCCGTCAAGATCCGCATATCCCCGGCGAGGGCCGCGCCAAGATCTACGCCGCTCTCACGGCCGCAAAAACGAATTTCACCTGGCATGAGTTCAATGGCGCGCACGCCTTCCTGCGCGACGAAGGCCTGCGTTATGACGCCCAACTCGCCCACCTGACCCTGGGCATGACGGTGGCGTTATTTCAGCGCAAATTGGGCTGA
- a CDS encoding NAD+ synthase, with amino-acid sequence MRIGIAQLNPTVGDLVGNRRLILEAYHTLVAQGAELVVYPELVICGYPPRDLLLKRRFVSDVETTLTEIAAVIGEVPALIGTVEANSAAAGRRCYNSAAFCQNGRVVSLARKCLLPTYDVFDEDRYFEPSPAPPSVIIVQGKKIGITLCEDIWTHPELAPSNRYRFQPVNWLADQQLDLMVNLSASPWHHGKGYLRDQLITDAALHLGCPVVYVNAVGGNDELVFDGRSLVSDATGRITARLPAFAIENRVVDTTATLAASPGQSAAVGCAPVAQPTSPMADIHAALVLGLRDYAHKSGFKKALIALSGGIDSALVAELAVAALGADNVMGVSLPSAISSDHSKNDARDLARNLGIRFEIIAIADTVAAAEAALGPVFAGRAPDVTEENIQARVRGVLMMALSNKFGALLLTTGNKSEVAVGYCTLYGDMCGGLAVISDVYKTQVYELCRWINRERIVIPVSTIEKPPSAELRPGQVDQDSLPPYDMLDAILQGYVEAGQSRRDLVAQGFAEAVVNDIVRKVDLNEYKRKQAAPGLKITPLAFGVGRRIPIVQKYVS; translated from the coding sequence ATGCGCATCGGCATTGCCCAGCTTAATCCCACCGTCGGTGACCTTGTCGGCAATCGGCGGCTCATCCTCGAAGCCTACCACACCCTCGTCGCCCAAGGTGCCGAATTGGTCGTCTATCCCGAGCTCGTCATCTGCGGCTACCCGCCCCGCGACCTTTTGCTGAAACGCCGCTTTGTGTCCGATGTCGAAACCACGCTCACCGAGATTGCCGCCGTCATCGGTGAAGTCCCCGCGCTCATCGGCACCGTCGAGGCCAATTCCGCCGCCGCCGGCCGTCGCTGCTACAACTCCGCGGCGTTTTGCCAAAACGGCCGCGTCGTTTCTCTTGCGCGCAAGTGCCTGCTGCCCACCTATGACGTGTTCGACGAGGACCGCTACTTCGAGCCCTCACCCGCGCCGCCTTCGGTCATCATCGTGCAGGGTAAAAAAATCGGTATCACCCTCTGTGAGGACATTTGGACGCATCCCGAACTCGCGCCGAGCAACCGCTACCGCTTTCAGCCGGTTAACTGGCTCGCCGACCAGCAGCTCGATCTGATGGTTAATCTTTCCGCTAGTCCGTGGCATCACGGCAAAGGCTACCTGCGTGACCAGCTCATCACCGATGCCGCCCTCCATCTCGGTTGCCCGGTGGTTTACGTCAACGCCGTGGGCGGCAACGACGAACTGGTTTTCGACGGCCGCAGCCTGGTGAGCGACGCCACTGGCCGGATCACCGCCCGCCTGCCGGCCTTCGCCATCGAAAATCGCGTCGTCGACACGACCGCCACGCTCGCCGCTTCGCCAGGCCAGTCCGCCGCCGTCGGTTGCGCCCCGGTTGCGCAGCCCACTTCGCCGATGGCCGACATCCATGCCGCCCTCGTGCTCGGCCTGCGCGACTACGCCCACAAGAGCGGGTTTAAGAAGGCGCTCATCGCGCTCTCCGGCGGCATCGATTCCGCCCTCGTCGCCGAACTGGCGGTCGCCGCGCTGGGGGCGGACAACGTCATGGGCGTTTCCCTACCTTCGGCGATTTCCTCGGATCACTCCAAGAACGACGCCCGCGATTTGGCCCGCAATCTGGGCATCCGTTTTGAAATCATCGCGATCGCCGACACCGTGGCGGCGGCTGAAGCGGCGCTCGGCCCGGTCTTCGCCGGTCGCGCCCCGGATGTGACCGAAGAAAACATCCAAGCCCGAGTGCGTGGCGTGTTGATGATGGCGCTCTCGAACAAGTTTGGCGCGCTGCTGCTCACGACCGGAAACAAGAGCGAAGTAGCGGTGGGGTATTGCACGCTTTACGGCGACATGTGCGGCGGGTTGGCGGTGATCAGCGACGTTTATAAAACCCAGGTCTACGAGCTGTGCCGCTGGATCAACCGCGAGCGCATTGTTATCCCGGTGAGCACGATTGAAAAGCCACCCAGCGCCGAGTTGCGCCCCGGCCAAGTCGATCAGGACAGCCTGCCGCCGTACGACATGCTGGACGCGATTTTGCAGGGCTACGTGGAAGCCGGCCAATCGCGCCGCGATTTGGTTGCGCAAGGCTTTGCCGAGGCGGTGGTGAACGACATCGTGCG